GTCTGTTTATGGCTTTTCTCTCTGGGCAGCTGGCTGGCACGCACAGACCCCAAGGATGTGGCTCGCGTGGAGAGTAAGACAGTGATCGTCACCAAGAACCAGAGGGACACCATCCCCATCCCCGATGGGGGGGCTAAGAGCCAGCTGGGCAGCTGGATGAGTGAGGGTGACTTCCAGAAGGCCAGAAAGGACCGCTTCCCAGGCTGCATGgcaggtactgtactgtacacaacACACTTTTCTACTCTGGGGCTTTCAGACAAGAGGCTAACACAACCCCTCTATAGTTTCAGCTGTCTGTATCAGTTGTCTGTAATGGAGTGTCAGTCTTCATTCAAATTGGGTTTATCACTTTTTTAAATGCCTTTTTTTGCCTAACAGAAAACCGGGCCTAAACCTCCAAAATAACTAGCTAAGACGTCAGTGGCAAGTGTTGTAGTTGACTATCATCGTTGTGTCAAGTGTTATAATGTTACACTACTGAAGTCCAATTTGGACTAATTAGACAACTTAGACAGTAAGAGGGCCAAGAGTCATTCCGTATCAAATGGTAGAGTTTAGGAATAAAGTGTGGGGTTAAATGATTCTCTGAAAGGGTCAAATTCTATTGAGACACCAATGCTTTCAACTAGCCAACTGAGAGTTGTCTGTAATGGGAAATAATGTCTAACTCTCAATGTTCATTTTAATTACTTAATTTCCTCATTCTTCCTCAGGTCGAACCATGTATGTGATCCCTTTCAGTATGGGCCCGGTGGGCTCTCCGCTGTCTAAGTTTGGCGTGCAGGTGACGGACTCGCCCTACGTGGTGGCCAGCATGGGCATCATGACACGCATGGGCACCCCAGTCATGGACAAGCTGGCACAGGGGGCAGAGTTTGTGCGCTGCCAGCACTCCCTCGGGCAACCTCTCCCACTGAAAGGTACCACTGCCCAGagactgtctctctatctccatcttgTAAGTTATATCATAAACTtagaaaacaacaacattgtTGCATATCACATCTCCTACATAATTATACATAATTATAATTTAACATGTTCAGCAGTATGCCATACATGCCGTTCAAGCATCATTTGCCTCACCTCGTTCCATCCCTTGCTTCCATAGTCACCCTTCCATCACCATCTTCCTCCCAtgctccccacctcctcctcctctcctcccagctcCCCTGGTCAACTCGTGGCCGTGTAACCCAGAGAAGGTGCTGATCTCCCACCTGCCAGACACCAGGCAGATCCTGTCGTTCGGCAGCGGCTACGGAGGCAACTCCCTGCTGGGCAAGAAGTGCTTCGCTCTGCGGATCGCCTCGCGCATCGCCAAGGATGAGGGCTGGCTGGCTGAACACATGCTGGTGAGAACAGGGACCCGATAGGGGTGCACAGACAGGACTGTATTCCCTTTTTTGGAGTGGTTCCAACAGGAATACTGTATCTTAGACATGAAGAGCAGACGGGGATCAAAGACAGGGATCATAGTGAGTAAAATAGTGATTTCTGTGCTGACCTGCAATATCAGGAGATGGGTTGCAAGATTCAGATCTTAGCATATGTGACACAGTCAGTGCCTCATACAGTAGCAGTGAGTAGTTAGTTAGTTCCTTCTGATGTTCCTACATTACTGGAGAAACTGCCCAGTCAATGCAACACCCACCCTCTCTGAAAatatctccctctttctctcttttctgtcACTCCTCCCCCACCAGATCCTGGGCATCACCAATCCTTGGGGAGTGAAGCGTTACGTGGCGGCGGCGTTCCCAAGTGCCTGTGGGAAAACCAACCTGGCCATGATGAAGCCTGCGCTGCCTGGCTGGACTGTGGAGTGTGTGGGAGACGACATCGCCTGGATGAAGTTTGACAGCCAGGGTGAAAGGAGGGATACACGCTCAACACACTCTGAGACTCAGAGCTTCTGTAGAGTAAAGACAATGACCGACTAGTAAAGACTCAAACAGTAACATACTAGAGCTTCACACTCATGTTATTCATTTCATGGCCAGACAAATTGTACAACCCATTGCAACTATAACCAGCAACTCCCACTTGTCAAGTCCTTTCCCCTCCTTTTCTTAGAGAGGAAATTATTAAGTTGAGAACATCACTTCCTTCAAGGAACAAATCCTTTAATGTATCTCTGTGACTCACCTTGTCACTTTCTCCTCAGGTAAACTCAGGGCCATCAACCCAGAGAACGGCTTCTTCGGCGTGGCTCCCGGCACGTCCCTGAAGACCAACCCTCACGCCATGGCGACCATCGCCAAAAACACAGTGTTCACCAACGTGGGAGAGACCAGCGACGGAGGGGTATGGTGGGAGGGACTGGACCCCCCTGCCGCAGGGGTCTCCCTGACTGACTGGCATGGCAAATCCTGGAAAGCAGGTAGAGTTGACTCACTGTAGTGTTAATAGTGGGCAGGTAGAGTTGACTCACTGTAGTGTAAACAGTGGGCTGTGGGCAGGTAGAGTTGACTCACTGTAGTTGACCCACAGTTTAAtatccatctcttcattcaaagactcaatcatggacactcttactgacagttgtggctgcttcgcgtgatgtattgttgtctctaccttcttgcctttgtgctgttgtctgtgcccaataatgtttgtaccatgttctgtgctgctaccatgttgtgctgctgccatgtggtgttgctaccatgctgtgttgtcatgtgttgctgccatgctatgttgttgtcttaggtctctctttatgtagtgttgtggggtctctcttgtcgtgatgtgtgttttgtcctatatttttaatcccagcccctgtccctgcaggaggccttttgccttttggtaggtcGTCAttctaaataagaatttgttcttaactgacttgcctagttaaataaaggttaaataaattaaaaaattaaagaaTTGTGTTAATAGTGGGCAGGTAGAGGTGACTCACTAGTGCCACCTGGTGACATGGTGTGACACTGTCCTTTTGTTGTCATTGGGTAGAGAAAGTACACAGTAACACTTAAGTATAACATCTGCTCATAAACTACTTAGTAAATCACTACATAGCATTTATACATGAGTCTAGTAGCATTAATAACAATGTAATCATGTTTCTAAGTTATTTATATGCAtaccatcaaatcaaatgttgtaGAAATGTTTAATGTACTAATTTCTATACTGTCATAATGTTTTATTCTGTTAATAGTATTCACCCTCTTTCTCTTCTTCCACAGGAGACTCTGCCCCGTGTGCCCACCCCAACTCCAGGTTCTGTACCCCGGCGGCCCAGTGCCCCATTATCGACCCACAGTGGGAGAGTGACGAGGGAGTGCCCATCGATGCCATCATCTTCGGGGGTAGAAGGCCAGAGGGTGAGTGCCATCTACTGATCCAATTACTAAAATACTGGTTTATTGTCATTTACcacaataataatattatattgtCATTTTATTCATGTAGCAGACACTCCTATACAGCAAGCCTCTGGTGGTATATCCAGTGTTACAAATTATAcagtttacatttgacattttagtcatttagcagacgctcttatccagagcgacttacagttagtgagtgcattcattttttcatactggccccccgtgggaaatgaacccacaaccctggcgttgcaagcgccatgctctaccaactgagctacacgggtctACGGGGCTTCAGTTTGGTTGATGTAACTGGAATATAAATGATTCTGTATTATAACTGTTTTGAAATTGTATGTTCTAATATTCTTGCTCCCAGTGTGTCACTGTGGGACACTCCATGTCACACTGTTGGCCAtgtcctgacctctgacctctctttTTCCCAGGTGTCCCTCTGGTGTACGAGTCGTTTAGCTGGCGGCACGGTGTGTTTGTGGGAGCTTCTATGAGGTCTGAGGCAACAGCAGCTGCTGAGTACAAAGGTACAGTACCTCATAAACCTCATTAAAGAGAATTACATTAGTTATAACGTAATTTAAATGGATATGAGCTGTCTATAgagtacaaaataaaataatagaatagaacagtaaAAACATATCTAGGACTAATATCACCTGATTTGGTGGTATACTGTATTCCCTGATTCCTCTCCAGCAGTGACAATGTATAAAGCAATGACCTTTTCATTAAAATGCTTTTTTTCCCCCAGGCAAGGTCATCATGCATGATCCCTTCGCCATGCGCCCCTTCTTCGGCTACAACTTCGGCGACTACCTGGCCCACTGGCTCAGCATGGAGACCCGCAAGGGCCCCACCCACCTGCCCAAGATCTTCCACGTCAACTGGTTCCGTAAGGACCCCACGTCGGGCTCCTTCCTCTGGCCAGGCTTCGGGGACAATGCCCGCGTGCTGGAGTGGATCTTCAAACGCTGCGGCCGCGAGAGGGAGGACGAGGCAGCAAAGAAGAGCATGGTGGGCTGGGTGCCACAGGAGGGAGCCATCAACCTGCAGGGCCTGGGCAGCAATGTGGACATGGGGGCCCTCTTCGACCTGCCCAAGGCCTTCTGGGAGAAGGAGACCCAGGAGCTGCGGGCATACTTTACCCAGCAGGTGGGAGCAGACCTCCCCCAACAGGTGGAGGGAGAGCTGAAGGCTCTGGAGGACAGGGTCAGGAATGGAGAGGCGGCGGCCCAGATGACTCAGAGTTGAAGAGAGAAAGTTTAGACTATTGGACTACACTGATGTTGCAATATGGTGGGGATGGGTAGGGTGGGGGGTAAGAAAAAGTGACTGACCAACTGATTGCAGTTTGGTGGAAACTGCATTGAGTATATGTGGGTAGATGTAAAGCAAAGGTTCTAAATTGTAAGAAAATACAATGATATGATGCGACTGCATCACTGACGAATGCAGATCAGTCGTCACTCACTGTCAATGGATATGTGAGTAGAATCAATGTGTAGTAGTGCCTTACTGACATCTTGCAATAAAGGCGTTGGATGTTTGTTTACAAGCTATAGCCCAAATAATCATCTCTGATCATAACAAGGTTTAATATCCATATTAATTGTAACATTTTGCAGAATATTAACAACATCTTTTGAAATGCTCTGCTGGCCTCTCACTAGTCACTGGGATTACTGAATGGCCATTGGCTTGGAACATGTGGAGGAAATACATCTGATTGGCTCAGGGAAACCAAAACATTTTAACTGAATTCCATTGGGGGAAAGATTCATTCGCATTTTTTGGCAACTTGTATTGTTTCCATTAAAAATGCATGATTATGATATAATGTTTAAGAAATGTTAAATGTTTAACCAATAAGAGCAAGAGATTGAATGGAAATTGAATTTAAAGGTTTTTATTACAATGCAATTAATAAACAACCTCAATCAGCCTCAATTGTGTCTTTTGATCAACACAACATAAAAACGGACATGATAACTCCTAAAAAGATACATGGACTGTATACAATATCATTATAAAGATAACTGTATTAAAGAAAAGGGGAACAGTGACCAGTAGATTTGATCATCAGTCTGGCTATTTACACTTACTTGACCAACTTCCTGTCTTGTTACAAACCCTTGTGTCTTCTTTCCTCAATCAAtccatcaaatgtatttatagagccctttttacaacagcagttgtcacaagtgcttacagtgccttcggaaagtattcagaccccttgactttttccacattttgttacattacagcattattctaaaattgataaaaaaaattaaaatcccataatgacaaagcgaaaactgttttttagaaatgttaacaaatgtattaaaaataaaaaattgaaataccttatttacataagtattcagaccgtttgctttgatactcgaaattgagctccggtgcatcctgtttccattgatcatccttgagatgtttctacaacttgattggagtccacctgtggtaaattcaattgattggacatgatttggaaaggcacacacctgtctatataaggtcccacagttgacagtgcatgtcagagcaaaaacaaagccatgacgttgaaggaattgtccgtagagctccgagacaggattgtgtcgaggcacagatctgtggagatgggagaaacctccagaagtacaaccatctctgcagcactccaccaatcaggcctttatggtagagtggccagacggaagccactcctcagtaaaaggcacatgacagcccgcttggtgtttgccaaaaggtaaagactctcagaccatgagaaacaagattctctggtctgatgaaaccaagattgaactctttggcatgaatgccaagcgtcacatctggaggaaacctggcaccatccctacggtgaagcatggtggtggcagcatcatgctgtggggatgtttttcagcggcagggactgggagactagtcaggatcgaagcaaagatgaacggagcaaagtacagcgagatacTTGATGaatacctgctccagagcgctcaggacctcagactggggcgaaggttcaccttccaacaggacaacgaccctaagcacacagccaagacaaaacaggagtggcttcgggacaagtctttaaatgtccttgagtggcccagccagagcccggacttgaacccgatcgaacatctctggagagaactgaaaatagctgtgcggcaacgctcctcatccaacctgacagagcttgagaggatctacagagaagaatgggagaatctccccaaatacaggtgtgccaagcttgtagcgtcatacccaagaagactcgatgctgtaatcgctgccaaaggtgcttcaacaaagtactgagtaaagggtctgaatacttatgtaaatgtgatattaacgtattttaatttttaatacatttgcaaaaatttctaaaaacaagttttttgctttgtcattatgggatattgtgtatagtttgatgaggggggaaaactatttaatcaattttagaataaggctgtaaaaagtcaaggggtctgaatactttccgaaggcactatataCAGAAACCGACCCTAAAACCccagagagcaagcaatgcagtcATCGTTGACTTTATATGGCCTTAAACTGCCTTCAGTTGTACAATCAGGTGGTTCCGCCATTGCTAGTGGAACCCACACATACCAGAAAATTCAACAAATATGCAAATAATTGAGTAGCACAAACTTATAAATAAAAAATCTGCCAATAGAAAGCAAATACtcaatacatactgtacataccaaAGATACTTAAAATGCACTTTTCTTATTTACTTGTGAGTAAAGCCCATCTAGGATGTTAACTGGAGGTTCCTTGGCCCCTCTGCTGGCCCATTGATTTCAGCGTACTCACTCTCCTGACCCAGGTTCCTGTCCTGGGCTGCAGCGGGGGTCTCTTTGGGACGTAATTTGGAGAAGTCTATCTCACCGTAATGGATCTCCTCAGGCTGGTCTTCTGCAGGTTCTTCACCGTCATGGATCTCCTCAGGCTGGTCATCTGCAGGTTCCTCTGGTTCCTCACCATCATGGATCTCCTCAGGCTGGCCTTCTGCAGGTTCCTCTGGTTCCTCTCTGGCCGTGGCCTGGTTAGTGTGCACCGTCCCAACTGGGGAGTTCTgtggagagaacacagagagaggaacaggtgTCAGGAACCATACTTTGTAAGAACAATGAGCTCTAAGTGCAAAGCTCTATGCTCATTCATTTGTAAAGCTCTAAGGTCCTTACAGCAGGTTATACAACACATGCTGAGGGTATGTTAATAAAAATGTCAATTAAATTTGACAGAAGCAGAGAATTACATTCTTGACTGGCATTTTGCTAATAAATGAGCTACAATCTAAATGCTTAATAGTCAAAGAAGATACAGTATAACTATGCTGTTATCATTCGATGTTCTTACAGGATGTGGCATTGCTATTGGTGTGGTCACATCACCCTAAACGTCCTAGATTTTCTCCTGGAAGAAAAGGTCTTCTGAATGCACTGAGAAGGTTTTAATATACAAAGCACAAACACAACATAAATAAATAGGCCAGGaataggaaaagcagccaacaagtgctcagcatatgtgggaactccttcaagactgttggcaaagcattccaggtgaagctggttgacagaatgccaagagtgtgcaaagctgtcatcaaggcaaagggtggctatttgaagaatctcaaatataaaatatattttgatttgtttaacactttgttggttactacatgattccatatgtattatttcatagttgtgatttcttcactattgttctacaatgtagaaaatagtaaaaataaagaaaaaccctggaatgagtaggtatgtccaagcttttgactggtactctatatatatatattttttttctttcagatttttcagggggtTCTGCACCCCTAATTGCCGCGGCTATGGGTTTGTGCAGGCTGAAATGTGCAGACTGAAATATGGTTAATTGGGATATTGGTTGGGATGCTATCGGAAACTTtaacatttgtaacaagcatggtaacaagcattcgttgttacacgtctgtaattacagactgcaattaccaccagttaATAACTATGTATTATTACAATGAATTtcaatacttgttacagtgtaattacatatgtaattacactgtaataaggaacccttaaaatgaagtgttacctaaagtttgtatgtgagaaCAATTTCTAGGATGCATACTTTTAGTTTTtctgaactcacttcactcgctcATAAGCATAGAGAGACAGTGAATCCCAAAGCACCGCCTTGCCCCTACCAACTCGCTTGGAGGGCCCTCTGTTGTCACGTGCTGCTAATGAAACTCAGAGGGTGACTTCCAGAGTGTGGCAAGGGGATCAATAAACCCATCAACTTCGGGACACACTCGTGACTTTAATGATACAATTCATGTTCcacttttaaaaaaataaaacgaGCGTGAAATTCAAATGAACAAATCCCCCCTGTCGTTTTACAAAATATAAACcaacgtaaaaaatatttaatttgggaGGTATTTCATCTTTTTACATGTGCTAAGTCTCGACATCAGACATAAACAAATGCACATATCATATAATTAGAAACGCCTCTCAATTTTTTTGAGTGAAATTGTGCAAACTCCAAAAATAAAGCAGTGCCTTATGGCAGTTTCCAAACTCGGTCTTGGggtcccccctgggtgcacgttttggctATTGCCCTaggactacacagctgattcaaataatcaaatcttgatgatgagttggttatttgaatcagctgtgtagtgctagggcaaaaacaaaaacgTGCACCCAGAGGGGACCCCAGGATAGAGTTTACGAAACCCTGCCTGATGGGATTCCACTTCCCTAGGAAGCCAGCAGTGTTGCAGGCTCAGTCGAAGCAAagattttttataactaacccaagatagaccacagcctgggAGCAAAATGGGAGCAAATtgatcatagtgggcagaacaagcaaggaagtgggcagagccaagcacgagctagcgagatcctattggcgcgttctaacatgtatttgcatatttatgttatggaacgcctactctgtgaagtgcgcgtgtgcaataactcaattcgcccttgcactccttctaaacaacgcaattttctgaaactttggcaaagggtaaagtctacaaaacgtagtccactctgttcataacacaagtaaactgcctcttccatcaatcctattagccaatgttcaatcatttgaaaataaattggacgacctaagattaaggttatcctaccaaagggacattaaaaactgaaatatcttatgtttcaccgagtcgtggctgaacgacgacatggataacatacagctggcgggatatacgctacatcggcaggatagaacggctgactccggtaagacaaggggtggtggtctgtgtatatttgtaaacaacagctggtgcataaaatctaatactaaggaagtctcaaggttttgcttgcctgaggtagagtatctcatgataagctgtagaccacactatttaccaagagagttttcatctatatttttcgtagctgtctatttaccaccacaaaccgatgctggcactaatattgcactcaatgagctgtataaggccataagtaaacaggaaaatgctcatccagaggcagtgctcctagtggccggggactttaatgcagggaaacttaaatccgttctacctaatttctaccagcatgttaaatgtgcaaccagaggaaaaaaaactctagaccacctttactccacacacagagacgcatacaaagctctccctcgccctccatttggcaaatctgaccataactctatcctcctgattcctgcttataagcaaaaactaaagcaggaagcaccagtaactcggttaataaggaagtggtcagatgacgcagatgctaagctacaggactgttttgctagcaaagactggaatatgttccgggattcttccgatagcattgaggagtacaccacatcagtcactggcttcatcaataagtgcatcgatgacgttgtccccacagtgaccgtacgtacacaccccaaccagaagccatggattacaggcaacatccgcactgagctaaagggtagagctgccgctttcaaggagcgggactctaacctggacgcttataagaaatcccgctacgc
This sequence is a window from Coregonus clupeaformis isolate EN_2021a chromosome 7, ASM2061545v1, whole genome shotgun sequence. Protein-coding genes within it:
- the LOC121569155 gene encoding phosphoenolpyruvate carboxykinase, cytosolic [GTP] isoform X1 is translated as MSCLLLGVIRRRGGVGASVGVRSLASIPSLPPAVADFVKGAMDECKPANVHVVTGTAEESAHILAGLEKGGMVKKLPKYENCWLARTDPKDVARVESKTVIVTKNQRDTIPIPDGGAKSQLGSWMSEGDFQKARKDRFPGCMAGRTMYVIPFSMGPVGSPLSKFGVQVTDSPYVVASMGIMTRMGTPVMDKLAQGAEFVRCQHSLGQPLPLKAPLVNSWPCNPEKVLISHLPDTRQILSFGSGYGGNSLLGKKCFALRIASRIAKDEGWLAEHMLILGITNPWGVKRYVAAAFPSACGKTNLAMMKPALPGWTVECVGDDIAWMKFDSQGKLRAINPENGFFGVAPGTSLKTNPHAMATIAKNTVFTNVGETSDGGVWWEGLDPPAAGVSLTDWHGKSWKAGDSAPCAHPNSRFCTPAAQCPIIDPQWESDEGVPIDAIIFGGRRPEGVPLVYESFSWRHGVFVGASMRSEATAAAEYKGKVIMHDPFAMRPFFGYNFGDYLAHWLSMETRKGPTHLPKIFHVNWFRKDPTSGSFLWPGFGDNARVLEWIFKRCGREREDEAAKKSMVGWVPQEGAINLQGLGSNVDMGALFDLPKAFWEKETQELRAYFTQQVGADLPQQVEGELKALEDRVRNGEAAAQMTQS
- the LOC121569155 gene encoding phosphoenolpyruvate carboxykinase [GTP], mitochondrial isoform X2 translates to MDECKPANVHVVTGTAEESAHILAGLEKGGMVKKLPKYENCWLARTDPKDVARVESKTVIVTKNQRDTIPIPDGGAKSQLGSWMSEGDFQKARKDRFPGCMAGRTMYVIPFSMGPVGSPLSKFGVQVTDSPYVVASMGIMTRMGTPVMDKLAQGAEFVRCQHSLGQPLPLKAPLVNSWPCNPEKVLISHLPDTRQILSFGSGYGGNSLLGKKCFALRIASRIAKDEGWLAEHMLILGITNPWGVKRYVAAAFPSACGKTNLAMMKPALPGWTVECVGDDIAWMKFDSQGKLRAINPENGFFGVAPGTSLKTNPHAMATIAKNTVFTNVGETSDGGVWWEGLDPPAAGVSLTDWHGKSWKAGDSAPCAHPNSRFCTPAAQCPIIDPQWESDEGVPIDAIIFGGRRPEGVPLVYESFSWRHGVFVGASMRSEATAAAEYKGKVIMHDPFAMRPFFGYNFGDYLAHWLSMETRKGPTHLPKIFHVNWFRKDPTSGSFLWPGFGDNARVLEWIFKRCGREREDEAAKKSMVGWVPQEGAINLQGLGSNVDMGALFDLPKAFWEKETQELRAYFTQQVGADLPQQVEGELKALEDRVRNGEAAAQMTQS